The Saprospiraceae bacterium genome includes a window with the following:
- a CDS encoding class I SAM-dependent methyltransferase produces the protein MDQNKTTSFIPALGYDFLTAYYDMAIKLTMPEKKFRRILVESIYPQDDESILEFGFGTGQNLILVKNQNQNIRLTGLDIDPKVKDIANYKLAKNNLTVPLDLYSGNIFPYPDNHFDKIYSCLVFHQLDADTKANSLKEIYRVLKPGGELIIADWGKADNKIMRLTFGIVQMLDGFKTTDDNVKGKMPEYIAKGGFENVQIIQSINTAIGTFSYFKARKKLSKL, from the coding sequence ATGGACCAAAACAAAACAACTTCTTTTATTCCAGCTTTGGGTTATGATTTTCTCACAGCTTATTATGATATGGCCATAAAATTGACGATGCCAGAGAAGAAATTCAGGCGCATCTTGGTGGAATCAATATATCCACAAGATGATGAATCAATTCTGGAGTTTGGTTTTGGTACGGGACAAAATCTAATTTTGGTTAAGAATCAGAATCAAAACATAAGACTTACAGGATTAGATATTGATCCGAAAGTTAAGGATATAGCTAACTATAAACTGGCCAAAAACAATCTTACGGTCCCTTTGGATTTATATAGTGGTAATATTTTCCCTTATCCGGACAATCATTTTGACAAAATATACAGTTGTTTAGTTTTTCATCAATTAGATGCAGACACAAAAGCCAATTCTTTAAAAGAAATTTATCGGGTTTTAAAACCTGGGGGAGAATTAATCATTGCAGACTGGGGAAAAGCGGATAATAAAATCATGAGGCTTACCTTTGGAATTGTTCAAATGCTGGATGGATTTAAAACCACGGATGACAATGTAAAAGGAAAAATGCCTGAATATATCGCTAAAGGCGGGTTTGAAAATGTGCAAATAATACAATCTATCAACACGGCTATAGGCACCTTTTCATATTTTAAAGCAAGGAAAAAATTAAGTAAATTATAA